From a single Buchnera aphidicola (Cinara cf. splendens/pseudotsugae 3390) genomic region:
- the metE gene encoding 5-methyltetrahydropteroyltriglutamate--homocysteine S-methyltransferase translates to MTIKNHVLGFPRIGTHRELKFALENYWSKKSTLRDLLTVGKTIRYNNWKYQVDCGLDCVTVGDFAWYDHVLNVSMMINNVPKRHQIDNSKLDLDTLFRIARGSKVTDKNCSASEMTKWFDTNYHFIVPELSCNQNFYFAWKQILEETDEALSLGYKVKPVLLGPLTYLWLGKIKGANFNKLDLLEKILPVYKEVLMELSSRNIEWIQIDEPILVLDIPTKWKKAFIDVYKILKNNKIKIMLSTYFGDIHNNIDIINKLSIDGLHIDLVAGKYDICQLHNYFNEEFLLSLGVVNGRNIWKTDLLKWYTKLNLFKKVKRIFWISTSCSLLHVPLDISLEDNLTDFVKSWFSFGIQKCLEISILSRVLNKNLDIEEIHRWVKPINAYKSSNIVNNVVVQKRVLQISSDQMKRQHDFSVRSVIQKKKLKLSILPTTTIGSFPQTTDIRKLRLDYKNKKISQSDYENSLKIHIKNNIIQQEKLGLDVLVHGEPERNDMVEYFSEYLEGFVFTQYGWVQSYGSRCVKPPVIVGDISRITPITVMWSKFAQSLTNKPVKAMLTGPVTILCWSFPREDISKECIAQQIALALRDEVLDLENAGINIIQIDEPALREGLPLRKCYRDYYLSWAVKAFKLCSSGVKDSTQIHTHMCYCEFHDIMPAIVDLDADVITIETSRSDMDLLEFFKTFKYPNDIGPGVYDIHSPNIPTIDWIEKLLIKAIEYIPIQQLWVNPDCGLKTRNWMETLLALQNMIQATKNIRKKFSKE, encoded by the coding sequence ATGACTATAAAAAATCATGTACTAGGATTTCCTAGAATTGGTACGCATCGTGAATTAAAATTTGCTTTAGAAAATTATTGGTCAAAAAAAAGTACTTTACGTGATTTATTAACAGTAGGTAAAACTATTAGATATAACAACTGGAAATATCAAGTTGATTGTGGTTTAGATTGTGTAACTGTAGGTGATTTCGCATGGTATGATCATGTTTTAAACGTCAGCATGATGATTAATAATGTTCCTAAAAGACATCAAATAGATAACTCCAAGTTAGATTTAGATACTTTATTTAGAATTGCTAGAGGATCGAAAGTAACTGATAAAAATTGTTCCGCTTCTGAGATGACTAAGTGGTTTGATACAAATTATCATTTTATTGTACCTGAGTTATCTTGTAATCAAAATTTTTATTTTGCCTGGAAACAGATTTTAGAAGAAACTGATGAAGCATTGTCATTAGGATATAAAGTAAAACCAGTTTTATTAGGTCCGCTTACATATTTATGGTTAGGTAAGATCAAAGGAGCTAACTTTAATAAGTTAGATCTTTTAGAGAAAATTTTACCTGTTTATAAAGAAGTGTTAATGGAATTATCTAGCAGAAATATTGAATGGATTCAAATTGATGAACCTATTTTAGTTTTAGATATTCCTACAAAATGGAAAAAAGCTTTTATTGATGTTTATAAAATATTAAAAAATAATAAAATAAAAATTATGTTGTCTACATATTTTGGTGATATACATAATAATATAGATATAATTAATAAATTATCAATTGATGGTTTACATATTGATTTAGTTGCAGGAAAATATGATATATGTCAATTACATAATTATTTTAACGAAGAATTCTTGTTATCATTAGGAGTAGTTAACGGACGTAATATTTGGAAAACAGATTTATTAAAATGGTACACGAAATTAAATTTGTTTAAAAAAGTTAAGCGTATCTTTTGGATTAGTACATCTTGTTCACTTTTACACGTTCCTTTAGACATATCACTAGAAGATAATCTAACAGATTTTGTGAAATCTTGGTTTTCATTTGGGATACAAAAATGTTTAGAAATATCTATTTTGTCTCGTGTACTAAATAAAAATTTAGATATAGAAGAAATACATCGTTGGGTTAAACCTATTAATGCGTATAAATCATCTAATATAGTTAATAATGTTGTAGTACAAAAACGTGTATTGCAAATTTCTTCTGATCAAATGAAAAGACAGCATGATTTTTCTGTACGTTCGGTTATTCAAAAGAAAAAATTAAAGTTATCAATTTTACCTACTACTACAATTGGTTCTTTTCCACAAACTACAGACATTAGAAAGTTACGATTAGATTATAAGAATAAAAAGATTAGCCAATCAGATTATGAGAATAGTTTAAAAATACATATCAAAAATAATATTATTCAACAGGAAAAATTGGGATTAGATGTTTTAGTGCACGGTGAGCCAGAAAGAAATGATATGGTTGAATATTTTAGTGAGTATTTAGAAGGTTTTGTTTTTACGCAATATGGTTGGGTACAAAGTTATGGTTCGAGATGTGTTAAACCTCCCGTTATTGTGGGAGATATTAGTCGGATTACTCCTATTACGGTTATGTGGTCAAAATTTGCTCAATCATTGACTAATAAACCGGTTAAAGCTATGTTAACGGGACCAGTTACAATTTTATGTTGGTCTTTTCCTCGTGAAGATATTTCTAAAGAGTGCATAGCTCAGCAAATTGCTTTAGCTTTAAGAGATGAAGTATTAGATTTAGAAAACGCTGGTATTAATATTATTCAAATTGATGAACCTGCTTTACGAGAAGGATTGCCTTTAAGAAAATGTTATCGGGACTATTATTTATCATGGGCAGTTAAAGCATTTAAGTTGTGTTCATCTGGAGTAAAAGATAGTACACAAATTCATACACATATGTGTTATTGTGAGTTTCATGATATTATGCCTGCAATAGTAGATTTAGATGCTGATGTAATTACTATTGAAACATCTCGTTCAGATATGGATTTATTAGAATTTTTTAAAACATTTAAATATCCTAATGATATTGGTCCAGGAGTATATGATATTCATTCTCCAAATATTCCTACTATTGATTGGATTGAAAAATTATTAATTAAAGCAATAGAATATATTCCTATACAACAGTTATGGGTAAATCCAGATTGTGGTTTAAAAACTCGTAATTGGATGGAAACATTACTAGCTTTACAAAATATGATACAAGCTACTAAAAACATTCGAAAAAAATTTTCAAAAGAATAA
- the rpoC gene encoding DNA-directed RNA polymerase subunit beta' yields the protein MKDILKIFKKKNKIEEFDSIQISLASPEIIRSWSFGEVKKPETINYRTFKPERDGLFCSRIFGPIKDYECLCGKYKRLKHRGVVCEKCGVEVTKSTVRRERMGHIELAAPIAHIWFLKSLPSRIGLLIDIPLRDIERVLYFESYIVINSGMTNLEKYQVLSEDQYIQAIDEFGDDFEAKMGAEAIQKILKKMNLKNICLKLKTELLKTNSETKRKKVTKRIKLIESLLISKNKPEWMILTVLPILPPDLRPLVPLDGGRFATSDLNDLYRRVINRNNRLKRLLELSAPDIIIKNEKRMLQEAIDALLDNGRRGRSITGSNKRPLKSLADMIKGKQGRFRQNLLGKRVDYSGRSVITVGPYLHLNQCGIPKKMALELFKPFIYGKLEQRNLATTIKSAKKMVEQEEPVVWDILEEIIHKHPILLNRAPTLHRLGIQAFEPILIEGKAIQLHPLVCAAYNADFDGDQMAIHIPLTKSAQKEARLLMMSTKNILSPANGEPIIVPSQDVILGIYYMTRKKINGKGSGMLLSSSKEAERMYALGSVDLHSIVNIRISEYVKNNDNNLIEQKKIIRTTIGRAIFWTIIPPGLPFKIINKTLKKTDISNILNICYRVLGLKETVNLADQIMYIGFSYAAKSGVSVGINDIIIPKNKKNILLEAEKEVAEIHKQFQTGLVTSSERYNKIIDIWADANENIAKAMMKNLSHDIFYNKDQTETRQKSFNNIFIMADSGARGSAAQIRQLAGMRGLMAKPDGSIIETPITANFREGLNVLQYFISTHGARKGLADTALKTANSGYLTRRLVDVAQDLVVTETDCKTREGILMSPLIEGGDVKEPLRERVLGRITVEDIYYIDSKKILIPQNTLLNETWCNILEKNHIETIKVRSVVHCETNFGVCSYCYGRDLARGKLVRKGEAIGVIAAQSIGEPGTQLTMRTFHIGGAASKVASESSIQIRKNGLIHLNRAKSVINSDGKIVIISRNVELKMIDKAGKTQESYKIPYGSILTKGEGEKVKSGEIIARWDPHTIPVITEVSGYIQFIDIIDGQSVIKQTDELTGLSSIVILDTSERNIQGKDLKPSLKIIDKTGSDIFIPGTDMPAQYFLPGKSIVQLDNGMKISSGDTLARVPQESAGTKDITGGLPRVADLFEARKPKELAILAEINGIISFGKETKGKRRLVITPPDGNNIYEEMIPKWRQLNVFEGERVEKGDTISDGPESPHDILRLRGIQAVTNYIVNEVQEVYRLQGVKINNKHIEVIIRQMLRKATIINSGDSNFLPGEQTEYSSIMLENKKLIAKKKKIARFSRDLLGITKASLATESFISAASFQETTRVLTESAVAGKKDKLRGLKENVIVGRLIPAGTGYKYHKKRLKTKIKNSSQRQKNTASISPEEAAANLSELLNSTEKINNNL from the coding sequence ATGAAAGACATATTAAAAATCTTTAAAAAAAAAAATAAAATTGAAGAATTTGATTCCATTCAAATTTCATTAGCATCTCCAGAAATTATACGATCCTGGTCTTTTGGAGAAGTCAAAAAACCTGAAACAATAAATTATCGAACTTTTAAACCGGAGCGTGATGGATTATTTTGTTCACGTATTTTTGGACCTATAAAAGATTATGAGTGTTTATGTGGAAAATATAAACGTTTAAAACACAGAGGTGTAGTGTGTGAAAAATGCGGTGTTGAAGTTACAAAAAGTACAGTTCGTCGAGAAAGAATGGGACATATTGAACTAGCTGCTCCTATTGCACATATATGGTTTTTAAAATCATTACCTTCTAGAATAGGTCTATTAATAGATATACCCTTGAGAGATATAGAAAGAGTATTATATTTTGAATCATATATTGTAATAAATTCTGGAATGACTAATTTAGAAAAATATCAAGTACTATCCGAAGATCAGTATATACAAGCAATAGACGAGTTTGGGGATGATTTTGAGGCAAAAATGGGTGCAGAAGCTATACAAAAGATTTTAAAAAAAATGAATTTAAAAAATATTTGTTTAAAATTAAAAACAGAACTACTTAAAACTAATTCCGAAACAAAAAGAAAAAAAGTCACAAAAAGAATAAAGCTCATTGAGTCTTTATTAATTTCTAAAAATAAACCAGAATGGATGATTTTAACTGTATTACCTATCTTACCTCCAGATCTAAGACCTTTAGTTCCCCTAGACGGTGGTAGATTTGCAACTTCTGATTTAAATGATTTATATAGACGAGTTATTAATCGAAATAATAGATTAAAAAGATTATTAGAATTATCAGCTCCAGATATAATAATAAAAAATGAAAAAAGAATGCTACAAGAAGCAATTGACGCACTATTAGATAACGGAAGACGCGGTCGATCTATTACAGGTTCAAATAAAAGACCTTTAAAATCTTTAGCTGATATGATCAAAGGAAAACAAGGTAGATTCAGACAGAACTTATTAGGAAAAAGAGTAGATTATTCTGGTCGTTCGGTAATTACCGTAGGTCCATATTTACATTTAAATCAATGCGGAATACCTAAAAAAATGGCTTTAGAATTATTTAAACCATTTATATATGGAAAATTAGAACAAAGAAATCTCGCTACGACTATTAAGTCTGCGAAAAAAATGGTAGAACAGGAAGAACCAGTTGTTTGGGATATATTAGAAGAAATTATTCATAAACATCCTATTTTACTAAATCGAGCACCTACATTGCATCGATTAGGTATACAAGCGTTTGAACCTATTTTGATAGAAGGAAAAGCAATACAATTACACCCGTTAGTGTGTGCTGCATACAATGCTGATTTTGATGGAGATCAAATGGCTATTCATATTCCATTAACAAAATCAGCTCAAAAAGAAGCGCGATTATTAATGATGTCAACTAAAAATATATTATCTCCAGCTAATGGGGAACCTATTATTGTTCCATCTCAAGATGTAATTTTAGGTATATATTATATGACACGAAAAAAAATCAACGGAAAAGGATCTGGCATGTTACTCTCTTCTTCTAAAGAAGCTGAACGTATGTATGCTTTAGGATCAGTTGATTTACATTCTATCGTTAATATCCGTATATCCGAGTACGTTAAAAATAATGATAACAATCTAATAGAACAAAAAAAAATCATCAGAACTACTATAGGTAGAGCTATTTTTTGGACTATTATACCTCCAGGATTACCATTTAAGATAATAAATAAAACATTAAAAAAAACCGATATATCTAATATTTTGAATATTTGTTATCGAGTATTAGGTTTAAAAGAAACAGTTAATTTAGCCGATCAAATTATGTACATTGGATTTTCATATGCAGCAAAATCTGGTGTTTCTGTTGGAATTAACGATATTATTATACCAAAAAACAAAAAAAATATTTTATTAGAAGCAGAAAAAGAAGTTGCGGAAATACATAAACAATTTCAGACGGGATTAGTAACTTCAAGTGAACGATATAATAAAATAATAGATATATGGGCTGATGCAAATGAAAATATTGCAAAAGCTATGATGAAAAATTTGTCACATGATATTTTTTATAATAAAGATCAAACGGAAACAAGACAAAAATCCTTTAACAATATTTTTATTATGGCTGATTCTGGGGCAAGAGGTTCTGCTGCTCAAATTAGGCAATTAGCTGGAATGCGAGGACTAATGGCAAAACCTGATGGTTCTATCATAGAAACACCAATAACAGCAAATTTTAGAGAAGGATTAAACGTACTACAATATTTTATTTCTACTCATGGAGCAAGAAAAGGATTAGCTGATACTGCCTTAAAAACTGCTAACTCAGGTTATTTAACTAGAAGACTGGTAGATGTAGCGCAAGATTTAGTAGTTACAGAAACTGATTGCAAAACTCGTGAAGGAATTTTAATGAGTCCATTAATTGAAGGAGGGGATGTTAAAGAACCTCTTAGAGAAAGAGTTTTAGGACGTATAACTGTAGAAGACATTTATTACATAGACTCTAAAAAAATTTTAATACCACAAAATACATTATTAAATGAAACATGGTGTAATATTTTAGAAAAAAATCACATAGAGACAATTAAAGTAAGATCAGTCGTACATTGTGAAACAAATTTTGGAGTATGTTCATACTGCTACGGACGTGATTTAGCTAGAGGAAAATTAGTTCGTAAAGGAGAAGCAATAGGTGTTATTGCGGCTCAGTCTATTGGTGAACCGGGAACACAATTAACTATGCGTACATTTCATATCGGAGGAGCTGCTTCAAAAGTAGCTTCTGAATCTAGTATTCAAATTCGTAAAAACGGATTAATTCATTTAAATCGAGCAAAATCTGTAATAAACTCAGATGGAAAAATTGTCATAATTTCTAGAAATGTTGAATTAAAAATGATAGATAAAGCAGGAAAAACACAAGAAAGTTATAAAATACCATATGGATCAATTTTAACAAAAGGAGAAGGTGAGAAAGTTAAATCCGGAGAAATAATTGCACGATGGGATCCACATACCATTCCCGTAATTACTGAAGTAAGCGGATATATTCAATTTATTGATATTATTGACGGACAAAGTGTTATAAAACAAACCGATGAATTGACAGGTTTGTCTTCTATTGTCATTCTCGATACATCAGAAAGAAATATACAAGGAAAAGATTTAAAACCTTCTTTAAAAATTATTGATAAAACAGGTTCTGATATATTTATACCCGGTACCGATATGCCGGCTCAATATTTTTTACCTGGAAAATCAATTGTGCAATTAGATAATGGAATGAAAATATCTTCAGGAGATACACTAGCTCGAGTTCCTCAAGAATCAGCAGGAACAAAAGATATTACAGGAGGTTTACCACGAGTAGCGGATTTATTTGAAGCTAGAAAACCTAAAGAATTAGCCATTTTAGCTGAAATTAACGGAATTATTTCTTTTGGAAAAGAAACAAAAGGAAAAAGAAGATTAGTTATAACTCCTCCAGACGGAAATAACATTTATGAAGAAATGATACCAAAATGGAGACAATTAAATGTTTTTGAAGGAGAAAGAGTCGAAAAAGGAGACACTATTTCTGATGGGCCGGAGTCTCCACACGATATCTTAAGATTAAGAGGTATACAAGCTGTTACTAACTATATAGTAAATGAAGTACAAGAAGTATATCGCTTACAGGGTGTAAAAATAAATAATAAACATATTGAAGTTATAATTAGACAAATGTTACGAAAAGCTACCATAATAAATTCTGGTGATTCTAATTTTTTACCAGGTGAACAAACAGAATATTCCAGTATTATGTTAGAAAACAAAAAACTTATAGCTAAAAAGAAAAAAATAGCAAGATTTTCTCGTGATTTACTTGGTATTACAAAAGCATCTTTAGCTACTGAATCATTTATTTCCGCAGCATCATTTCAGGAAACTACACGCGTGTTAACAGAATCTGCTGTAGCTGGAAAAAAAGATAAATTACGCGGATTAAAAGAAAATGTAATCGTTGGTAGATTAATTCCAGCTGGAACAGGATATAAATATCACAAAAAAAGATTAAAAACAAAAATTAAAAACTCCTCACAAAGACAAAAAAATACTGCATCCATTAGTCCTGAAGAAGCAGCAGCAAATTTATCCGAATTGTTAAATTCTACTGAAAAAATTAACAATAATTTATAA
- the rpoB gene encoding DNA-directed RNA polymerase subunit beta, with amino-acid sequence MVYSHTEKQRIRKNFGKQQKILEIPYLLSIQINSFKKFIQSKSKENQGLESAFQSIFPIRSYNGCAELQYVSYKLGKKIFDMQESQVRGTTYSVPLRVKLRLIVYEKDSKNTIVKYIKEQEVYMGELPLMTKNGTFIVNGTERVVVSQLHRSPGVFFDSDKGKSHSSGKVLYNARIIPYRGSWLDFEFDPKDHLFARIDRRRKIPITVILHALNFSTEKILEKFFKHDIFRIKKNKITIDLVPKRLLGQIIPFDVIKNKKKYFKKGTRVTNQHIQEFKKNNITSLHVPQEYIYGKIVSKNYIDPNTGLTFIAANTKLTKEDFKKIKKFNYKKIYVLFTNDRDHGSYISDTLQIDATKDRHTALIEIYRMMRPGEPPTKEATENLFNNLFFSKEKYDLSPVGRMKFNKSLCRSTSYGSGTLDEKDIVDVVKKLIKIRNGKGEIDDIDHLGNRRVRSVGEMVENQFRIGLIRVERAVRERLSSSDLEMLMPQDIINAKPISSAIKEFFGSSQLSQFMDQNNPLAEITHKRRISALGVGGLTRERAGFEVRDVHPTHYGRVCPVETPEGPNIGLINSLSIYARTNQYGFLETPYRIIKKGIVTCEIKYLSAIEEGSYIIAQANTKINKKGKFCTNFITCRHKGEFGLFHKKQVQYMDVSTQQIVSVGASLIPFLEHDDANRALMGANMQRQAVPVMKSEKPLVGTGMERSVAVDSGVTIIAKRSGLVQYVDASKIIINVDHADITSYQSGIDIYKLNKYIRSNQNTCINQIPCVNINDTIKKGDVLADGPSTDLGELALGQNMRVAFMPWNGYNFEDSILISEKVVKEDRFTSIHIQELSCICRDTKLGIEEITADIPNVSETALLKLDSSGIIYVGADVSSGDVLVGKVTPKGETQLTPEEKLLRAIFGEKASDVKDSSLRVPNGVNGTVIDVQIFTRDGTKKDPRTLEIEEMLLKTAKKDFNEELKIFEINIITRIKNILINSNISINNFNTTSLDDYFKKKIQYTNHIDKEINTLKNQYQKLKQDFAKKINEKTKKIKQGDELSPGILKIVKIYLAVKRKIQPGDKMAGRHGNKGVVSKINPVEDMPYDKDGIPIDIVLNPLGVPSRMNLGQILETHLGLAAKGVGDIINNMIQKNKKISKIRQFLQKAYDLGDNTYQKIDLHDFSDKEILKLAKNLSNGMPMATPVFDGAKEKEIKKLLKMGNFSTSGQITLFDGRTGEKFERKVTVGYMYMLKLNHLVDDKMHARSTGSYSLITQQPLGGKAQFGGQRFGEMEVWALEAYGASHTLQEMLTVKSDDVSGRTKMYKNIVSGKYKMEPGMPESFNVLIKEIRSLGINIDLNND; translated from the coding sequence ATGGTTTACTCTCACACTGAAAAACAGCGTATACGAAAAAATTTTGGTAAACAACAAAAAATTTTAGAAATTCCATATCTTTTATCTATTCAAATTAATTCATTTAAGAAATTTATTCAATCTAAATCAAAAGAAAATCAAGGACTAGAATCTGCTTTTCAATCTATTTTTCCAATTCGAAGTTACAATGGATGCGCTGAATTACAATATGTATCTTATAAACTAGGAAAAAAAATATTTGACATGCAAGAATCGCAAGTTAGAGGTACAACATACTCAGTTCCATTAAGAGTAAAACTAAGATTGATTGTTTATGAAAAAGATTCAAAAAATACCATAGTTAAATATATTAAAGAACAAGAAGTATATATGGGTGAATTGCCGTTAATGACAAAAAACGGAACATTTATTGTTAATGGAACAGAAAGAGTAGTAGTCTCTCAATTACATAGAAGTCCTGGTGTTTTTTTTGATAGTGATAAAGGAAAATCGCATTCATCAGGAAAAGTATTATATAATGCAAGAATTATACCATATAGAGGATCTTGGTTAGATTTTGAATTTGATCCTAAAGACCATTTGTTTGCAAGAATAGATCGCCGGAGAAAAATTCCAATCACAGTTATATTACATGCTTTAAATTTTAGTACTGAAAAAATTCTTGAAAAATTTTTTAAGCACGATATTTTTCGCATAAAAAAAAACAAAATAACTATAGATTTAGTTCCAAAAAGATTATTAGGACAAATAATACCATTTGATGTTATAAAAAACAAAAAAAAATATTTTAAAAAAGGTACACGTGTAACTAATCAACATATCCAAGAATTTAAAAAAAACAATATTACTTCTCTTCATGTTCCTCAAGAATATATTTATGGAAAAATAGTTAGCAAAAACTACATAGATCCGAATACAGGATTAACCTTTATTGCTGCAAATACTAAATTAACTAAAGAAGATTTTAAAAAAATAAAAAAATTTAATTATAAAAAAATATATGTTTTATTTACTAATGATCGTGATCATGGATCATATATTTCAGATACACTACAAATTGACGCTACTAAGGATAGACATACTGCTTTAATTGAAATATATAGAATGATGAGACCTGGAGAACCACCAACTAAAGAAGCTACAGAAAATTTATTTAATAATTTATTTTTTTCTAAAGAAAAATATGATCTATCACCGGTAGGTAGAATGAAATTTAATAAATCACTTTGTCGCAGTACATCATATGGATCAGGAACCTTAGACGAAAAAGATATAGTAGATGTAGTGAAAAAACTAATAAAAATACGTAATGGAAAAGGAGAAATTGATGATATTGATCATTTAGGAAATCGTCGTGTTCGATCTGTTGGAGAAATGGTAGAAAATCAATTTAGAATAGGACTAATTCGAGTTGAAAGAGCAGTACGAGAAAGATTGTCGTCAAGTGATTTAGAAATGTTAATGCCACAAGATATTATTAATGCTAAACCTATTTCTTCTGCAATTAAAGAATTTTTTGGATCTAGTCAATTATCTCAATTTATGGATCAAAATAATCCATTAGCTGAAATTACACACAAACGTAGAATTTCTGCTTTAGGAGTTGGAGGATTAACACGAGAACGAGCTGGTTTTGAAGTAAGAGATGTACATCCTACCCATTACGGAAGAGTATGTCCAGTAGAAACACCAGAAGGACCAAATATAGGATTAATTAACTCTTTATCTATATATGCTAGAACTAATCAATATGGATTTCTAGAAACACCATATAGAATAATAAAAAAAGGAATAGTCACATGTGAAATAAAGTATCTATCTGCTATAGAAGAAGGTAGTTACATTATTGCACAGGCAAACACAAAAATCAATAAAAAAGGTAAATTTTGTACAAACTTTATAACATGTCGTCATAAAGGAGAATTTGGTTTATTCCATAAAAAACAAGTACAATATATGGATGTTTCTACTCAGCAAATAGTTTCTGTCGGAGCATCATTAATACCTTTTCTAGAACATGATGACGCTAATCGAGCACTTATGGGTGCAAATATGCAAAGACAAGCTGTCCCTGTAATGAAGTCAGAAAAACCATTAGTAGGTACTGGTATGGAAAGATCAGTAGCTGTAGATTCAGGAGTTACTATAATTGCCAAAAGAAGTGGTTTAGTACAATATGTAGATGCTTCAAAAATTATTATAAATGTTGATCACGCGGATATTACTTCATATCAATCAGGAATAGATATATACAAATTAAATAAATACATTAGATCCAATCAAAATACCTGTATTAATCAAATACCATGCGTAAATATTAATGATACCATAAAAAAAGGCGATGTTCTTGCTGACGGACCATCTACTGATTTAGGAGAATTAGCTCTTGGGCAAAATATGCGCGTAGCTTTTATGCCTTGGAATGGATATAATTTTGAAGATTCTATTCTTATTTCTGAAAAAGTAGTAAAAGAAGATCGATTTACATCTATTCACATTCAAGAATTATCCTGTATATGTCGTGACACTAAACTAGGAATTGAAGAAATAACTGCTGATATACCAAATGTAAGCGAAACTGCTTTACTAAAACTAGATTCTTCAGGAATTATTTATGTAGGTGCGGATGTATCAAGTGGAGATGTACTAGTAGGAAAAGTTACACCAAAAGGGGAAACTCAATTAACACCAGAAGAAAAATTATTAAGAGCTATTTTTGGTGAAAAAGCTTCGGATGTAAAAGATTCATCATTGCGAGTACCTAATGGAGTTAACGGAACAGTTATTGATGTACAAATATTTACTCGTGATGGAACGAAAAAAGATCCACGAACACTAGAAATAGAAGAGATGCTTTTAAAAACAGCAAAAAAAGATTTTAATGAAGAATTAAAAATTTTTGAAATAAATATTATTACTCGAATAAAAAACATATTAATTAATTCAAATATATCTATAAATAATTTTAATACCACATCATTAGATGATTATTTTAAAAAAAAAATACAATACACAAATCACATAGACAAAGAAATAAATACATTAAAAAATCAGTATCAAAAGTTAAAACAAGATTTCGCAAAAAAAATAAACGAAAAAACTAAGAAAATAAAACAAGGTGATGAATTATCACCAGGAATTTTGAAAATTGTAAAAATTTATCTAGCAGTAAAAAGAAAAATACAACCCGGAGATAAAATGGCAGGACGACATGGCAATAAAGGAGTTGTTTCAAAAATTAATCCTGTTGAAGATATGCCTTACGATAAAGACGGTATACCAATAGATATAGTTTTAAATCCATTGGGTGTTCCATCACGTATGAATTTAGGTCAAATTCTTGAAACACACTTAGGTCTAGCTGCAAAAGGAGTTGGAGATATTATAAATAATATGATCCAAAAAAACAAAAAAATTTCAAAAATTCGTCAATTTTTACAAAAAGCATATGATCTTGGAGATAATACATATCAAAAAATTGATTTACATGACTTTTCAGATAAAGAAATATTAAAATTAGCAAAAAATTTAAGTAATGGCATGCCAATGGCCACTCCAGTATTTGATGGAGCAAAAGAAAAAGAAATAAAAAAATTATTAAAAATGGGAAATTTTTCTACCTCAGGACAAATTACTTTATTTGATGGACGTACAGGAGAAAAATTTGAGCGAAAAGTAACTGTAGGGTACATGTATATGTTAAAACTAAATCATTTAGTAGATGATAAAATGCATGCAAGATCAACCGGTTCATATAGCTTAATTACACAACAACCTTTAGGTGGAAAAGCACAATTTGGTGGACAAAGATTTGGAGAAATGGAAGTATGGGCTTTAGAAGCATATGGTGCATCACATACATTACAGGAAATGTTAACAGTAAAATCTGATGATGTATCTGGAAGAACTAAAATGTATAAAAATATAGTTAGCGGAAAATATAAAATGGAACCAGGAATGCCGGAATCATTCAATGTTCTCATAAAAGAAATACGTTCCTTAGGAATTAATATTGACTTAAACAATGATTAA
- the rplL gene encoding 50S ribosomal protein L7/L12 gives MSINKEEILHKISEMPVKEIMELISMIEKKFNISSNIPLNTADNPIESTKEEKVSFNVKLQTIGSNKVSIIKIIRSTTGLGLKESKDLVESAPTIIKENITKESAENICKMLIESGATAEIN, from the coding sequence ATGTCAATTAATAAAGAAGAAATTTTACATAAAATTTCTGAAATGCCAGTAAAAGAAATTATGGAATTAATTTCCATGATAGAAAAAAAATTCAACATATCATCTAATATTCCTTTAAATACTGCCGACAATCCTATTGAGTCAACTAAAGAAGAAAAAGTTTCTTTTAATGTTAAGTTACAAACAATAGGCTCTAATAAAGTTTCGATTATAAAAATAATACGTAGTACTACAGGATTAGGATTAAAAGAATCTAAAGATTTAGTAGAATCTGCTCCTACAATTATCAAAGAAAATATAACTAAAGAAAGTGCAGAAAATATATGTAAAATGTTAATAGAATCTGGCGCTACAGCAGAAATCAATTAA